The proteins below come from a single Bacillus methanolicus genomic window:
- a CDS encoding PKD domain-containing protein, whose product MVYADPPPPAGVAWSYPVTEITEFEGKPGQKPPYLVTNRISGNFGDKKFFTTYDHTYFLNAFRKSKKSNETKIGPTTNGNWKPPTGYKIVDKIEYPVYEYRTYPVSQEDCLARTPGAYGKVKFGASKSEVGACHPTTFEPDRPENAWAVSIPFAHWQYRDVVDWRGAWHYEWAAMEFEDIWYEYKYAPVESLEVRPKTASIKVGDIQAYDAFLVKGDGTESKVTTSATWSVEKTSIAKQTNTKYKFQGLAKGNTKIIAKYNGLQAEATLYVAETPPPEPEPEPEPEPLPNNPPIASVFTSPEYYWPETVEFQDNSFDHDGEIISRDLRVDGEPSGYTKNFPRVTEEETHTVTLTVTDDDLATDTDSRDFKILPTTPKAMLQTSGTLKENRKVSFDAHVSDQATPSSRVAPINYDLTTWQFTPKSPGLTLSDIKIAESSDGGKRDVLFKKAGEYEVTITVTNKYGETSEPYTQTITIVPDEKPVASFTVNQKVALRDVNNSKKATIKLVDSSRSIDNDFIKQRIWSVEYDSNNDGVFGTPMDTPKQVISSDNETTVFYESDRVGYYRFTLEVVEGFGQPTIERFIDDSDYRRDLTEKVDEHDKVSEYSKTENFNIPEKDKAVEISNSPPSVDFGMQTHRLVDVVIDVGGLTKATLQHKTGTRPGGTYTNDGGGQYDHYYYTYDHSEKNEVMSLAADLETELKTKGIDARVIIEDSFYQQPDTDGEGVRNIPYWGYKTYYSYPQTTVTGYSGYSPPYPWYIVSSYKSGEVVVATGTFRSAEEAQNYPVERDWRYCTAGTFPNGDYKYDCTYVKFVYTYTLEKQEIYYNWEVLYYYDQGINSTEQADPTRLKENFTRHFYRPNAEVVYIRLDNQNWTWINDSSQFNPIASRMKLENIFFWNTAYNSNRNNFDKLIAAGSNIGQFTLYDVFYKGRNVQDIKDYLIGKYLFKAESENLTILLGEKLDYTVEYSDFENDPELKREWKFVHDNTKVNGRVIDNQQPTISESGYWLNAPVQLNAVGTYRIQLRAKDNPVYFGDSRFNNYQKWSDESIVREYIVNVHRRPIADFKFNIDVADNYKLTLDPSLSYDPEHQYNRGDKGIVEVTWTSYLVDGVKYNGPPPTNLQVNKVYDVTLQVKDIDGAYGSVTKRISTKGLNEKPVALFDAPDTVYLSQLLNIQDRSYDPNGDPLTNYQITIRKQGDPTIIKTLTEFPKTMKELGVTPGIYVMGLTVEDIPKYPPSLRSDLYERTIKVLPDNDPPTSIFSLSPNPLQLGLDEKAIYKDMSYDVNGDPLINYSWKVEKVDDQGNIIQTWEMGSPPTDFTEYGLGKYRIYQTVFDDPPDPLPSLSDTSMIEFEVIMGKQKPFAVISWTPELPIEGDKIVLDPDKSFDFDGTITKWDWTIEDPQGNITTSNLRKPMITNVKKGNYKVTLHVWDNDNLRSVLPAVQIIPVKEKPPNQIPVAFFTFNPLTPIYGHEIRFNPDNSYDLDGTIVGWQWTFKDSNGKITTSNEKYPKLIANSYVYDVTLIVRDNEGAVSLPFTRKVFVKPELIPLVYHTPEWEQIRIKHNRPVNMFYAGEKFMIRVQTSPALSVEGKVNFGGDIGTIEIPKGAFIKANPEGTLWESSLWHEKFQYIPEGEYVFEFLSLHDGGSGNILTAEGIYKVLIDGNIYSPMNFHRNY is encoded by the coding sequence ATGGTATATGCGGATCCGCCACCACCAGCAGGGGTAGCATGGTCTTATCCAGTTACGGAAATTACTGAATTTGAAGGTAAACCAGGACAAAAGCCACCTTATTTAGTAACCAATAGGATAAGTGGAAATTTTGGAGATAAGAAATTTTTTACAACTTATGATCATACTTATTTTCTCAATGCGTTCCGAAAAAGTAAAAAAAGCAATGAAACAAAGATAGGTCCGACAACAAATGGAAATTGGAAACCTCCAACTGGATATAAAATTGTTGATAAGATTGAATATCCTGTATATGAATATCGAACATATCCTGTTTCACAAGAAGATTGCTTAGCAAGAACACCAGGAGCATACGGTAAAGTTAAATTTGGAGCCAGTAAATCAGAGGTTGGTGCTTGTCATCCAACAACTTTTGAACCTGATCGTCCAGAAAATGCCTGGGCGGTAAGTATTCCATTTGCACACTGGCAATATAGAGATGTAGTAGATTGGCGGGGAGCATGGCACTATGAATGGGCGGCAATGGAGTTTGAAGATATATGGTACGAATATAAATATGCTCCTGTTGAATCATTAGAAGTCCGCCCAAAAACCGCTTCTATTAAAGTAGGAGACATTCAAGCGTACGATGCTTTCCTAGTAAAAGGCGACGGTACAGAAAGTAAGGTGACGACTTCTGCTACATGGAGTGTCGAAAAAACATCAATTGCAAAACAAACCAATACGAAATATAAATTTCAAGGTTTAGCAAAAGGAAACACAAAAATTATCGCAAAATATAATGGTCTTCAAGCTGAAGCGACACTTTATGTTGCTGAAACACCGCCACCTGAACCGGAGCCAGAACCGGAACCAGAGCCCTTACCAAACAATCCACCGATCGCCAGTGTTTTTACATCACCTGAATACTATTGGCCTGAAACAGTTGAATTCCAGGATAATAGTTTTGATCATGACGGTGAGATTATTTCGAGGGATTTAAGGGTCGATGGAGAACCATCAGGATATACTAAAAATTTTCCAAGAGTCACTGAAGAAGAAACACATACTGTTACTTTAACGGTGACGGATGATGATTTAGCGACAGACACGGATTCAAGAGACTTTAAGATTCTCCCTACCACACCTAAAGCAATGCTTCAAACAAGTGGAACCTTAAAAGAAAATCGTAAAGTATCATTCGATGCTCACGTTTCAGATCAAGCAACTCCTTCTTCACGAGTTGCCCCGATAAATTATGATTTAACAACATGGCAGTTTACACCAAAAAGTCCAGGTCTAACTCTATCTGATATTAAAATTGCTGAATCATCAGATGGCGGAAAGCGTGATGTGCTGTTTAAAAAAGCAGGAGAATACGAAGTTACGATTACCGTAACAAATAAATACGGAGAAACAAGTGAGCCTTATACCCAAACAATTACTATCGTTCCTGATGAAAAACCTGTTGCTAGTTTTACCGTCAATCAAAAAGTTGCTTTACGCGATGTAAATAATTCCAAAAAAGCAACTATTAAATTAGTGGATTCTAGCAGATCGATCGATAACGACTTTATTAAACAAAGAATTTGGTCTGTCGAATATGATAGTAATAATGATGGGGTATTTGGCACACCGATGGATACTCCGAAACAAGTTATTTCAAGTGATAATGAAACAACCGTTTTTTATGAATCAGATCGAGTTGGCTATTATCGCTTTACATTAGAAGTTGTAGAAGGTTTTGGACAACCTACGATTGAAAGGTTTATTGATGATTCTGATTATAGAAGGGATCTCACTGAAAAAGTAGACGAGCATGATAAAGTAAGTGAATATTCTAAAACGGAAAACTTTAATATTCCTGAAAAAGATAAAGCTGTTGAAATTTCAAATAGCCCTCCTTCAGTCGATTTCGGAATGCAAACTCATAGGTTAGTAGACGTCGTAATAGATGTAGGTGGTCTAACAAAAGCAACCTTGCAGCATAAGACCGGTACTCGTCCAGGTGGAACATACACCAATGATGGTGGAGGTCAATATGACCACTATTATTATACCTATGACCATTCTGAAAAAAATGAGGTCATGTCATTGGCAGCCGACTTAGAAACGGAATTGAAAACAAAAGGGATCGATGCGAGGGTGATAATTGAGGATTCCTTCTATCAACAGCCAGATACAGATGGAGAAGGAGTTAGAAATATCCCTTACTGGGGATATAAAACCTACTATAGTTACCCTCAAACTACCGTAACAGGGTATTCAGGGTATAGTCCTCCTTATCCCTGGTATATAGTAAGCAGCTATAAATCTGGAGAAGTTGTTGTAGCGACTGGTACATTTAGGAGTGCTGAAGAGGCTCAAAACTATCCAGTAGAACGAGATTGGAGGTACTGTACAGCTGGTACTTTTCCCAATGGAGACTATAAATATGATTGTACGTATGTAAAATTTGTCTATACGTACACATTAGAAAAACAGGAAATTTACTACAATTGGGAAGTTTTGTACTATTATGATCAAGGAATTAATTCTACTGAACAGGCAGATCCAACAAGACTGAAAGAAAACTTTACTAGACACTTTTATCGTCCAAATGCAGAAGTGGTTTATATACGGTTGGATAATCAAAATTGGACTTGGATCAATGATTCGAGTCAATTTAACCCTATTGCTTCACGAATGAAACTGGAGAATATTTTCTTTTGGAACACAGCTTATAATTCCAATCGGAATAATTTTGATAAGTTAATTGCAGCCGGTTCGAATATTGGCCAATTCACTTTATACGATGTGTTCTATAAAGGTAGAAATGTTCAAGATATTAAGGATTACCTTATTGGAAAATATCTCTTTAAGGCAGAAAGTGAAAATCTAACCATTTTGCTAGGAGAAAAATTGGATTATACAGTGGAATACAGCGACTTTGAAAATGACCCAGAATTGAAGCGTGAATGGAAGTTTGTTCATGATAATACAAAAGTAAACGGAAGAGTAATTGATAATCAGCAACCAACAATTTCAGAAAGTGGTTATTGGTTAAATGCACCAGTACAGTTAAATGCCGTAGGAACCTATCGTATCCAACTGCGTGCAAAAGACAATCCTGTTTACTTTGGTGATAGCAGGTTCAATAATTATCAAAAATGGTCGGATGAATCGATTGTCAGAGAGTATATCGTGAACGTCCATCGACGTCCAATTGCAGACTTCAAATTCAATATCGATGTTGCAGATAATTATAAGCTAACTCTTGATCCTTCTCTTAGTTACGATCCAGAGCACCAATATAACAGGGGAGATAAAGGGATTGTAGAAGTAACATGGACAAGTTACCTAGTAGATGGGGTGAAATATAATGGTCCACCACCGACGAATCTGCAGGTGAATAAAGTTTATGATGTAACGCTGCAAGTGAAGGACATTGATGGAGCTTATGGAAGTGTGACAAAACGAATAAGTACTAAGGGGTTAAATGAAAAGCCTGTCGCTTTATTCGATGCACCAGATACGGTTTATCTAAGCCAGCTTTTAAATATTCAAGATAGAAGTTATGACCCAAATGGTGACCCATTGACAAATTATCAAATTACGATTCGAAAACAAGGGGATCCAACCATTATAAAAACTCTTACAGAGTTTCCTAAAACTATGAAAGAATTAGGTGTGACTCCTGGGATTTATGTAATGGGATTAACAGTTGAAGATATCCCTAAATATCCTCCTTCATTACGATCAGATCTTTATGAAAGGACTATAAAGGTGCTACCTGATAATGATCCACCAACATCTATATTTTCATTATCACCTAATCCACTTCAATTAGGTTTAGATGAAAAAGCCATTTATAAAGATATGAGTTATGATGTAAATGGGGATCCACTTATTAATTATTCATGGAAAGTTGAAAAAGTCGATGACCAAGGAAATATCATTCAGACCTGGGAAATGGGAAGTCCTCCAACGGATTTCACAGAATACGGATTAGGAAAATATAGGATTTATCAAACGGTTTTTGATGATCCACCTGATCCATTACCATCCCTTTCTGATACTAGCATGATCGAGTTTGAGGTAATCATGGGGAAACAAAAGCCTTTTGCTGTGATTTCATGGACTCCTGAATTGCCAATCGAAGGAGATAAAATTGTTTTAGATCCTGATAAGTCGTTTGATTTTGATGGTACTATTACAAAATGGGATTGGACCATTGAAGATCCGCAGGGAAATATCACTACTTCGAATCTTCGAAAACCGATGATTACAAATGTTAAAAAAGGAAATTACAAGGTTACGCTGCATGTTTGGGATAACGATAATTTGCGAAGTGTTTTACCGGCAGTACAAATCATTCCAGTGAAAGAAAAACCGCCGAATCAGATTCCTGTTGCGTTCTTTACTTTTAATCCATTAACGCCAATTTATGGACATGAAATCAGGTTTAATCCGGACAATTCTTATGATCTTGATGGGACGATTGTAGGCTGGCAATGGACCTTTAAAGATAGCAATGGGAAAATCACAACAAGCAATGAAAAATATCCTAAACTTATTGCTAACTCGTATGTGTATGATGTAACGCTTATTGTGAGAGATAACGAAGGAGCTGTATCTCTTCCGTTTACTCGGAAGGTTTTTGTAAAGCCTGAGTTAATTCCTTTAGTTTATCATACTCCTGAATGGGAGCAGATCCGTATCAAGCATAACCGCCCAGTGAATATGTTTTATGCCGGAGAAAAATTCATGATAAGAGTACAGACAAGCCCTGCTTTATCTGTAGAAGGTAAGGTGAATTTTGGTGGAGATATAGGAACGATCGAAATTCCAAAAGGAGCATTTATAAAAGCTAATCCAGAAGGTACTCTATGGGAATCTTCTCTATGGCACGAAAAGTTTCAGTATATTCCTGAAGGTGAATATGTCTTTGAGTTTCTATCTTTACATGATGGAGGTTCTGGCAACATATTAACAGCCGAAGGTATATATAAGGTTCTTATCGACGGAAATATATATTCACCGATGAATTTTCATCGAAATTATTAA
- a CDS encoding peptidase M23, with protein MATTLRTALFILLFAFIIQMQFNIDADKTATRQIKNALELGVHDAALAVDHNAIADGKVIFDQSAAIDKLKESLELNLDLKSQAGFVYTPNESSFFKNELYIVHLEFVDDSNATFPMVYSNPDYEILERINGPSVIAVMTTESPRWFKGNTTYIRQAAVYEYKK; from the coding sequence ATGGCAACAACTTTAAGGACTGCGTTATTTATTTTACTTTTTGCTTTTATCATTCAAATGCAATTTAATATAGATGCCGATAAAACAGCTACTCGACAAATAAAAAATGCTCTTGAATTAGGTGTTCATGATGCTGCCCTGGCTGTCGATCATAATGCAATTGCAGATGGTAAGGTTATTTTTGATCAATCGGCAGCAATTGACAAATTGAAAGAATCACTAGAATTAAATTTGGATCTTAAGAGTCAAGCTGGCTTTGTATATACACCAAACGAATCCTCTTTCTTTAAAAATGAACTTTATATTGTTCATTTAGAATTTGTTGACGACAGTAATGCTACATTTCCAATGGTTTATTCAAATCCGGATTATGAAATTCTTGAAAGAATAAACGGACCTAGTGTAATTGCTGTAATGACTACGGAAAGTCCCCGCTGGTTTAAAGGGAATACCACGTATATAAGACAAGCAGCGGTTTATGAATATAAAAAATAG
- a CDS encoding ATPase, T2SS/T4P/T4SS family has product MENLVKELGLEKPFSSSEWLSKTIADKGLKQQEFITTFARKKSFKQICQTVREELNDIIIDDEVDTKKDSNVDLSEMELLHENTWLDRQHRAVIGDTQAMSYFINKINEVLVKHNITTEEFPSFYDSLAEAIFHEVWGVSILHKWDKIPSSEAAVIRGTELWLDINGEFKKQNETFENTEAVERIKRAFTMRIKDAVINEQTPELEIEREDGSRITMIQKPRGKENYVMFRRFVVKNMSLEEQASLGTILPDDVPFFRALARVMTNTIFAGRVRSAKSTFMKTMLRERDPSYVAAVMEKHFELNLSNQFKDRLIFEVQAKEGDLHHAMPRLLRMEHDYIVVGEIRSLETEGYLQACERGERGAYSTYHLTSVENVVPQITRHILDEFPNRNFENELERVARNIDIIVTMSADRDRRRKRVVGVTEIIWDEKSRTYRTQDLVRYSPVTDRYYYSSNISKHLLTLMAAESLKDTKILINHLKQKEKVSPMSDYEKIKDHIIDTLLGEDTDG; this is encoded by the coding sequence TTGGAAAACTTAGTTAAAGAATTAGGATTGGAAAAACCTTTTAGTTCTTCTGAATGGTTATCAAAAACAATCGCAGACAAAGGGCTAAAACAACAAGAATTTATCACAACTTTCGCTCGAAAAAAATCATTTAAACAAATATGTCAAACAGTTAGAGAAGAATTAAACGATATCATCATTGATGATGAAGTTGATACGAAGAAGGATTCAAACGTCGATTTGAGTGAAATGGAATTATTACATGAGAATACCTGGTTAGATAGACAACATAGAGCAGTTATTGGGGATACTCAAGCCATGTCGTATTTCATTAACAAAATCAATGAGGTATTAGTAAAACATAATATTACGACTGAGGAATTTCCTAGTTTTTACGATTCTCTTGCAGAGGCTATCTTTCATGAAGTTTGGGGAGTCAGCATCCTTCATAAATGGGATAAAATCCCCTCTAGCGAAGCTGCAGTAATTAGAGGAACCGAATTGTGGCTTGATATTAATGGTGAATTTAAAAAACAAAATGAAACTTTCGAAAATACGGAAGCGGTCGAGAGGATTAAAAGAGCATTTACAATGAGGATAAAGGATGCTGTCATTAACGAACAAACTCCTGAATTGGAAATAGAAAGAGAAGACGGTAGCCGGATCACCATGATTCAAAAACCTCGAGGGAAAGAGAATTACGTAATGTTCCGCCGGTTTGTTGTTAAAAACATGAGTTTAGAGGAACAAGCGAGTTTGGGTACCATTTTACCGGATGATGTTCCTTTTTTCCGAGCTCTAGCTCGCGTAATGACCAATACGATTTTTGCAGGTCGTGTACGTTCAGCAAAATCAACCTTTATGAAAACCATGTTGAGGGAACGTGATCCTTCCTATGTTGCTGCAGTAATGGAAAAACACTTCGAATTAAACCTGTCTAATCAGTTTAAAGACCGGTTAATTTTTGAAGTGCAGGCAAAAGAAGGAGATCTACATCATGCCATGCCGAGATTACTCCGTATGGAACATGATTATATCGTGGTAGGGGAAATCCGTTCTTTGGAAACAGAAGGTTATTTACAAGCCTGCGAAAGAGGAGAGCGGGGTGCATACTCAACGTATCATTTAACTTCTGTTGAAAATGTAGTACCTCAGATTACAAGACACATCTTAGATGAATTTCCGAATCGTAATTTTGAAAATGAACTTGAGCGGGTTGCTAGAAATATCGATATTATCGTGACAATGAGCGCAGACCGGGATAGACGAAGAAAACGTGTAGTTGGGGTAACAGAAATTATATGGGATGAAAAATCACGAACTTATCGGACCCAAGACCTTGTTCGGTATAGCCCTGTGACAGATCGATACTATTATTCGTCGAATATTTCTAAACATCTATTAACCTTAATGGCCGCTGAAAGTTTAAAAGATACAAAAATATTAATCAATCACTTAAAACAAAAAGAGAAGGTATCTCCTATGTCAGATTACGAAAAAATTAAGGACCATATCATTGATACCTTATTGGGAGAGGACACAGATGGATAA
- a CDS encoding ParA family protein, which produces MNIVVISKNTIFKELFEKSEEIKTALLWDEVKVATLDVHVFLLDGEIFDVQQLSEIREKYPDQPIFYKPASINSDLIMKTVTRLCAAHKVKVLHELLTSEQIVEEILNQITNRKDYISKRLISFFGTHSGAGVTTTVLNLARSLSQRVEERVLVLSLNSWDPADYFYHYNGQYLNDLKVDLKTHSLTPGRLSEAVSYYLSFYHLAGNRDIKMQRFYQPFEIEQLIKVAQEVFDVILIDAGTHFDTAPTVQSYLSSNLKFLVTNQEEKGYRGYFPYVFQQLIEPVGGKSEDFMLVINKFQPSNTLINEKALEEELNMTRVATVPDMGELGAMAAFQKKLLYDISDSFYTKNIDLLSNLIISECKLTEKADMAVERKEKKKFFAFLGK; this is translated from the coding sequence GTGAATATAGTAGTTATTTCAAAAAATACAATTTTTAAAGAGCTATTCGAAAAGAGTGAAGAAATCAAAACTGCTTTACTCTGGGATGAAGTAAAGGTCGCAACCTTAGATGTGCACGTCTTTCTTTTAGATGGAGAAATATTTGATGTTCAACAACTTTCCGAGATTCGTGAAAAATACCCGGACCAACCTATATTTTATAAGCCAGCTTCTATTAATAGTGATTTAATCATGAAGACCGTAACGAGATTGTGTGCAGCTCATAAAGTAAAAGTTTTACATGAACTCCTTACTTCCGAGCAAATAGTAGAAGAGATCTTAAATCAAATTACGAATAGGAAAGATTACATTTCTAAAAGATTGATAAGTTTTTTTGGAACACACAGCGGAGCAGGAGTAACAACCACAGTTCTTAATCTCGCTCGCTCTCTCTCTCAAAGAGTGGAGGAACGTGTGTTGGTTCTTAGTTTGAATAGCTGGGATCCAGCTGATTATTTCTATCATTATAACGGACAGTATCTTAATGACCTAAAAGTCGATCTAAAAACACATAGTCTTACACCTGGCCGATTGTCAGAAGCAGTTTCTTACTATTTATCTTTTTATCATCTTGCTGGAAATCGTGATATAAAAATGCAGCGATTTTATCAGCCTTTTGAAATTGAACAATTGATCAAAGTAGCCCAAGAAGTGTTCGATGTTATTTTAATCGATGCCGGCACACATTTTGATACCGCACCAACTGTTCAATCCTATCTTTCAAGTAATTTAAAATTCCTTGTAACAAACCAAGAGGAAAAAGGTTATAGAGGATATTTCCCTTACGTTTTTCAACAATTAATTGAGCCGGTTGGTGGTAAATCTGAGGACTTCATGCTTGTGATCAACAAATTTCAACCAAGCAATACCCTAATAAATGAAAAGGCCCTTGAAGAAGAATTGAATATGACCAGGGTTGCCACCGTACCTGATATGGGAGAGCTCGGGGCTATGGCTGCATTTCAAAAGAAGCTTTTGTATGATATTTCAGATTCCTTCTATACAAAAAATATAGATTTACTATCGAACTTAATCATTTCAGAATGTAAGCTTACTGAAAAAGCGGACATGGCTGTTGAAAGAAAAGAGAAGAAAAAATTTTTCGCATTTTTAGGTAAATAA
- a CDS encoding HD-GYP domain-containing protein, which yields MTTKTVINSHMLIEKLFEHCLSTFRHSMRVGDQLYEFAKFMGMENTEQIFILGLLHDIGKVNIPSALLNKEGRLTEQEFKMIKLHTDYGQQWVEKMEDLPSEFSKCVLYHHENWDGSGYYGIKGKEIPLLSRMIRIVDTYDTMLYGRVYQKPINQHLVVQEIHSLSCKHYDPELVDSYINFLEIKYHLNFHYGA from the coding sequence ATGACGACAAAAACTGTAATAAACTCTCATATGTTAATTGAAAAGCTATTTGAACACTGTTTAAGTACGTTTCGTCACTCAATGAGAGTTGGAGATCAATTATACGAATTCGCAAAATTCATGGGAATGGAAAATACAGAACAGATATTTATACTAGGTCTTCTCCATGATATAGGGAAAGTAAATATACCTTCTGCATTATTAAACAAGGAAGGTCGACTTACAGAACAGGAATTTAAAATGATTAAATTGCATACTGATTATGGGCAGCAATGGGTTGAAAAAATGGAGGATCTCCCATCTGAATTTTCAAAATGTGTACTCTATCATCATGAAAATTGGGATGGGAGCGGTTATTACGGAATAAAAGGAAAGGAAATTCCGCTCCTTTCAAGGATGATAAGAATTGTTGACACATATGATACTATGCTATATGGCCGTGTTTACCAAAAACCGATTAATCAACACTTAGTCGTTCAAGAGATTCATTCCCTTAGCTGTAAGCACTATGATCCAGAATTAGTGGATTCTTATATAAATTTTTTAGAAATAAAATATCATTTAAATTTTCATTATGGTGCTTGA
- a CDS encoding replication-relaxation family protein: MEVLKKEQVEFDNLEYPLFTTKRGEVPFWDHPFLKGNKVLPSKYYPYTTLEGVIDLFKRGRIDDTDFMLLKVLGDSICANEDQIRRYMISVMSRSETSKRLDRFRTNGLVDRWKVRIRGQEDTVKPPAPFTLGVAGYKLLKHFYNEDFFMDPNRWDNYGIGGIKRFVAMNELRCQMIERKIVNKWKWNAIIADNPRLKFPLGAAEIKTPQGNVNFLIDRAQMNQNFIGYFRDKLEVWKRVYEKFGNIPVSEFPDNIGFVVIYTSTLTVAEYIHEQIMLDTYPFHIWVCVEEDLLQDGLNTAFYIPNKEKLKRIKLEF; this comes from the coding sequence ATGGAAGTCTTAAAAAAAGAACAAGTTGAATTTGACAACTTAGAATACCCCTTATTCACAACGAAAAGAGGCGAAGTACCTTTTTGGGATCACCCCTTTCTCAAAGGTAATAAGGTGTTGCCAAGTAAGTACTATCCTTATACTACTCTAGAGGGAGTTATAGACCTGTTTAAAAGGGGTAGGATAGACGACACCGATTTTATGTTATTGAAGGTACTAGGCGATTCGATTTGTGCCAACGAAGATCAAATAAGAAGATATATGATAAGTGTTATGAGCCGTTCGGAAACTTCAAAAAGGTTAGACCGCTTCCGAACAAACGGATTAGTTGATCGATGGAAAGTACGTATCAGAGGGCAGGAAGATACGGTTAAACCACCCGCACCCTTTACTTTGGGGGTAGCTGGATACAAACTGTTAAAACATTTCTATAACGAAGATTTCTTTATGGACCCTAATCGTTGGGATAACTATGGCATCGGAGGAATCAAGCGGTTTGTCGCTATGAATGAACTCCGTTGCCAGATGATAGAAAGGAAAATCGTCAATAAATGGAAATGGAATGCGATCATCGCTGACAATCCAAGGCTCAAATTCCCTTTAGGTGCTGCTGAAATCAAAACACCACAAGGGAATGTAAATTTCCTAATTGATCGTGCTCAAATGAATCAAAACTTTATTGGTTACTTTAGAGATAAACTTGAAGTGTGGAAAAGAGTTTATGAAAAATTTGGTAATATTCCAGTAAGTGAGTTTCCAGACAATATTGGATTTGTCGTTATTTATACTTCTACTCTTACTGTTGCAGAATATATCCATGAACAAATTATGCTCGATACCTATCCGTTTCATATATGGGTTTGTGTAGAAGAAGATTTGCTACAAGACGGTCTTAACACCGCCTTTTACATCCCTAACAAGGAAAAGCTTAAGAGAATTAAGCTAGAATTTTAA
- a CDS encoding S1 RNA-binding domain-containing protein, whose protein sequence is MTEVLTQSWTTEEQLENLARMKRNKEIVRGVITSVGTKKARVLEEGKYVEKEMEVALFLLEGGIHAYCPANEFSDYEFKSLNGFTGSIQEFLIDHLDLEAKAAVVSVRKADQIKKAKFYEDLQALQESGELENKIFEGVVWGFNPKTRRVFVRINGADCFMLPNDWSWERGRRIEQQVNRGETIQVKVLRFDKENDLIQVSRRHTLEDPFKKLERLKDMDTVAGVISGVDPVHGIFVQLDVGLEVKGIKPSYLEEPIVGDVVSCRIRSIDRKNRHAKVVIVNYPRGKKKRKDVGAFLFE, encoded by the coding sequence ATGACTGAGGTATTAACTCAATCATGGACTACAGAGGAGCAATTAGAAAACCTTGCTCGGATGAAAAGAAATAAAGAAATCGTCAGAGGTGTTATTACATCCGTAGGTACTAAAAAAGCAAGAGTATTGGAAGAAGGTAAGTACGTTGAAAAAGAAATGGAGGTTGCACTCTTTCTGCTAGAAGGAGGGATTCATGCTTACTGTCCTGCCAACGAATTTTCTGATTATGAATTTAAATCTTTAAATGGTTTTACAGGATCTATCCAAGAATTTTTGATTGATCATTTAGATTTGGAAGCTAAAGCAGCTGTTGTCAGTGTTCGTAAAGCCGACCAAATCAAAAAAGCAAAATTCTATGAGGATCTGCAGGCATTACAAGAAAGTGGAGAATTAGAAAACAAAATATTTGAAGGTGTGGTTTGGGGGTTTAACCCGAAAACCCGGAGAGTGTTTGTTCGAATTAATGGAGCAGACTGCTTTATGCTTCCGAATGACTGGAGCTGGGAACGTGGCCGAAGAATTGAACAGCAAGTAAACAGGGGTGAAACTATTCAAGTTAAAGTTCTTCGTTTCGATAAGGAAAACGATTTAATTCAAGTTAGTCGCAGACATACTTTAGAGGATCCGTTTAAAAAGCTTGAACGTTTGAAGGATATGGATACTGTAGCCGGAGTAATAAGTGGCGTTGATCCGGTACATGGAATTTTCGTGCAGTTAGATGTTGGATTAGAAGTAAAAGGTATCAAACCTTCTTATCTTGAAGAGCCAATTGTCGGAGACGTTGTTTCATGTAGAATACGTAGTATTGACCGGAAGAATCGTCATGCTAAGGTAGTAATTGTGAATTATCCAAGGGGTAAAAAGAAACGCAAAGACGTTGGAGCTTTCTTGTTTGAATAA